GACCGCGTGCGTCTCGAGCACGCCTTTGGCCTCGACCGTCCGCTGCCGATCCAGTACCTGTCGTGGCTCGGCAGCTTCCTCACCCTCGACTGGGGATACTCGTTCTCGAGCCATCAGCCCGTGCTCACGCTGATCGGCGAACGGCTGCCTAACACGCTCTACCTGATGGGCACGGTCTTCGTCGTGGTGCTGTTGCTCGCGATCCCGATCGGCGTTCTCACCGCCGTGCGCCAGTACTCGATCTTCGACCACGTCGTGACCGGGACCACCTTCACCTTCCTCTCGACGCCCACGTTCTGGCTCGGCCTTCTATTGATCATCTTGTTCGGCCTGCAGCTGCGCTGGCTGCCGCTCGGCGGAATGGCGACGCTCGGCGCGCCGTTCGAGATCGGCGACCGCCTCCGCCATCTGGTCCTGCCGGTCGCGACGATCGCGCTCGTGCAGTTGGGCTCGCACGTGCGCTACCTGCGCGCGTCGATGCTCGAAACGATCGGGCAGGACTACATGCGCACCGCGCGCGCGAAGGGTCTCGCCGAGCGCGTCGTCGTGCTGCGGCACGCATTGAAGAACGCCGCGATCCCACTCGTGACCGTCGTCGCGCTCGACGTGCCGGAGCTCTTCGTCGGCGCGCTCGTGACGGAGCAGATCTTCGGCTGGCCCGGGATGGGCCGTCTGTTCTGGGACGCCGCTACGCGCTCCGATTACCCGGTCCTGCAGGGCATCCTCGTCGTGTCGAGCACCCTGATCGTGCTCGCGAATCTCTTCGCGGACGTCATGTACGGCTACCTCGATCCGCGGATCAGGTTCTCGTGATGGCGACGAAGTCTGTCGCCGTCCCACTCGCGTCTCCGTTCGCCACCGCTGAGCGCAGCCAGTGGCAGATGGCGCTCGAGCGCTTTCGCGCGCACCGACCGGCGGTGCTCGGTGTCTTCGTGCTCGTGACGCTGGCGATCCTCTGCGCCGCCGCTCCGCTCGTTTCGCCGTACGACCCCGACAAGACGCGGCTCCTCGAGCTCTACGAGCCGCCGTCACTCACGCATCCGTTCGGGACGGATGACCTGGGACGCGATCTCGCCACGCGGATCCTATACGGCGGGCGCGTCTCGCTATCGGTCGGTCTCCTCGCGGTCACCGTCGCCGTCTCGATCGGCACCCTCGTCGGCGTGCTCGCCGGCTACTACGGGGGGTGGATCGACAGCGTGCTCATGCGGTTCGTCGACATGATGTATTCGTTCCCCCGCCTATTCCTGCTGATCCTCTTCGGCGTGTTCTTCAAGGGCATGACGATCGGCGTGATCGTCATCGTCCTTGGACTCCTCTCGTGGATGACGACGTCGCGTCTCGTCCGGGCGACGTTCCTGTCGCTGAAGAACCGCGAGTTCGTCGAGGCCGCGCGCTGCATCGGCGCCACCGACCGGCGGATCATCGTGCGACACATCCTGCCGAACTCCCTCGCGCCGATCATCGTCGCCGCGACGCTCGGCGTCGCAGCCGCGATCATCGCGGAGAGCACGCTCTCGTTCCTCGGGCTTGGCATCCAGCCGCCCACGCCCTCGTGGGGCAACATGCTCAATCACGCCACGACCGACATGGCGAAGGCGCCATGGATCGCGATCTTCCCCGGGCTCTTCATTTTCCTCGCCGTCGTCTCGATCAACTTCATCGGCGACGGTCTACGAGACGCGCTCGATCCGCGTCATGTCGTGCGCGGCTAGCTGAGGTCTCCCGGCACCTAGGTCACAAATAGAAGGCCCCCGACTAGGGTGGCGGTGTTCAACGCCAACCACTTCTAGTCGGAGGGCTTTCTTTGTATCACTCAGCCGCCACAACCCCGAGGATGCGTGCGTTCCTGGTGAGCGAAGCCGAGCGGATCGGCGTGACACGCACGGCCAGACAACTTGGCGTGAGTCGACGAACGGTGTATCGCTGGCGCCGGCGCGCGCCCGACTTCAGTGATCGCCCGTGTCGGCCGCACCACTCGCCGCTGCGTGCGGCGGATGTTCTCGAGGCCAACGTGCTCGCCCTGCGGCTGGAGCGACGCTGGGGTCCAGACCGCATCGGCGCGGTGCTGCACCTCGCGCCGAGCAGCGTGTATCGGATCCTGCGACGCCATCAGGCCCAGCGACTGAGCCACCTGTTCCCGAAGCCCCCGCGAAGCTACGGGCACTTCGAGGTGATGGCGCCCGGCGAGCTCGTCGCCTTCGACACGAAGAGTCTTGGTCGTCTGGATCGCGGCGGCGGCCGTCATCCTGGACGTGGCAATCGGCCGCCGGGCGAGGGCCGCGATCAGCGCGTGGGTTGGCGTCAACTGCACGTCGCGATCGATCTGGCCAGCCGCGTGGTCGTGGCTGAGCTGCGTCCGGCGGCCGGGAACGCGGACACGATCGCGTTTCTCGAGCGCGCGCTCGCGGCGTTCGACGCCCGTGGCATCCGCGTCCGGCGCGTGCTGACCGACAACGGCTCCGGCTACAAACGCACGTTCCACGAGCGCGCCCTGGCTCTCGGTGTGCGGCATACCCGTACCAAGCCATATCACCCGTGGACCAACGGCCGCGTTGAGCGATTCAACGGCACGATCCAGCGCGAATGCCTGTATGGGGAGGAGTTCCGTTCAGAAGAGCAACGCGACCTTGCGGTTGCGCTCTACCTCGCCTATTACAACGCCGAACGCCCGCACATCGCTCTCGGTGGTCTCGCTCCAGCGCAGTGGCTAGCGCGCTGGAATGCGACCCAGGTCTAGGGAGACCTCAGCTAGCTCGCGACCGCCTCGGCGGGCGCCTCGAGATAGCGCTCGGCGTGGCCGAGCGGGCTGAACAGCCGGAAGTAGAGCGCGATGCCGAAGACCAGCGCGCCGATGGCCGCGTAGACGGTCTGCACGTCACCGGTGCGCTCGACGATGTAGCCGCCGATCGTCGCGCCGAGCGGGTTCGCGGACCAGGCGAGGACCATCGCGATGGTGATGATCCGGCCCAGCAGGTGATTCGGGACGATGGCCTGCCTCAGGCTTCCGGTGTTGATGTTGAACAGGATCCCGAGGCCCGACGAAAGCGCGGACAGCATGACCGCGAGGAGATACGTCGGAGCGTAGGCGAGCGCCAGTGTCAGCAGACCACTCAGCATCAGAGCGACGAGTGCGACATTGCCGAACGAGAAGCGGCTGCGGAGCGGGCCCGCCGCGAGCGACATCGCCACGACGCCCGCACCGTCGGCCGCGAAGAGAAGGCCGAGCTCGCTGTCTGACACGGCGAAGCGGTGCTTGGCGAACAGGACGAGCTGCGCGTACACGGTCACGCTCACGAAATTGATCAGCGCCATCATCGCCGAGATGTTCCGCAGGACGGGGTGCCGGAGGACGTACCGCAGGCCTTCCATGACGTCGGCGCGGATCGACGTGCGAGCGGCCTCCCGCGCGGCGTTGAACGGCCGCGCGATCAGCGAGAGCGTCACCGCCGAGACGGCGAACGTCGCGGCATCGATGTACAGCAGGTCCTCGAGCGGGATGAGAGCGAGCAGAGCGCCCGCGGCCAGCGGACCGAGTACCGACGCGGTCGAGAAGCTTGCCTGGATGCGACCGTTGGCCGCGACGAGCTCGTCACGTCCGACAAGGCTGGGGATCGCGGCGAACTGGGCGGCCTCGAAGAAGATGCCCAGCGTCGCGGAGAGGAAGATCGCCGAGTAGATCCACCACACCGAGAGCACGCCCGCGGCGGCCGCGAGCGGCACCGACGCGAGAACAGCCGCGTTCAGAAGGTCCACGACGATCATGAGGCGCTTCCGATCGAGGCGGTCGGTCCACGCGCCGATCAGCAACCCGAATAAGAGGTGTGGCAGGCCGAACATCGCGAAGCCGATCCCGAGCGAGACCGCGGACCCGGTCAGCTTGAAGACCAGCAGCGGCAGCGCGAGCTGCGTGATCGAGCTGCCGAAGCTCGAGATGGTCTCGCCGGTCCAGAACTTCCAGAAATCGGAGCGCATCCGAACGCAGACTACCGTTGATCGAACGCATACTTCTGTGGTGCCCGACATGCTCGACCGATATCTCGAGCAGCACGGCGACCGATTCGTCACCGAGCTGCGCGAGCTCTGCGCGATCCCATCGGAGGCGACCGATCCAAGCGCGCTCGATGCCGCGGCGCGCTGGTGCGGCGAGCGTCTGGTCTCGGCCGGAGCGCAGTCGCACGAGCTCCGAGTGGACGGTGCGCCGGCGCTCGTCGTCGGCGAGACCGGAGCGGGCAAGCGCACGCTCATCTGCGTCCAGCACTACGACGTGCAGCCGGCCGTGCCGCTCGACCTCTGGCGAACTCCCCCGTATGACCCGGCGGTGCGTGACGGCGCCATGTTCGCGCGGGGTGTCGACGACAACAAAGGACACCTGCTCCTGCGGATCCAGGCCGTCGAGGCTTACCGCGCGATCAACGGAGAGCTGCCCCTCCGCGTGCGCTTCCTGATAGAAGGAGAGGAGGAGAGCGGCAGCTCGAACCTCGCGCGCCTGCTCGCGCTCGACGCGACGCTGACCGACGGGGACGGCGCGCTGAAGGAGGGCGGCGCGATCGATACCGCGGGCCGGCCGCAGCTGCTCCTCGGCGGGAAGGGCATCTTCTACGTCGAGCTGCGCGTGCGTTCGATGGCGCGCGACGCGCACTCTGGCGCCGCGACGCATCTCCCCAACGCGGCGTGGCGGCTCGTCACCGCACTCGACACGCTCGTCGACCGGAGCGGACGGATCCTCATCGACGGCTTCTACGACGACGTGCGCCCGCCCACCGAAGCCGAGCGCGCGCACCTCGCGTCGCTCCCGTTCGAGTCGGACGTGGTCAAGCGCCTGTACGACATCGAGTCATTCGCGTGGGGCCGCACTGACGCCGAGGCACGGGTCGCATCCGTGTACGAGCCGACGTGCAACATCTGCGGCCTGGTGTCGGGCTTCACCGGCGAGGGAATGAAGACGGTCATCCCGTCCGAGGCGATGGTGAAGATCGACTTTCGCCTCGTGCCCGAGCAGGATCCGGCGCGGATCCGGACGCTGCTTCGCGCGCACCTCGATCGCCGGGGCTTCACCGACGTCGAGCTCAGCGCGAAGGAAGGCACGCGGCCGTATCGCGGACGCATCGACGATCCGCTCGTGCGCGCAGCGCAGGCGGTCGCAGAGGAGGAGATCGGAAAGCCCGCGATGCTCATCCCCTCTTCCGGCGGAACATCGCCCATGTGGCAGGTCTGTGGGAAGCGATCGCTCGCGAACGTCACGCTCGGCATGGGTCACCCGGGATCGGGCGCGCACGCGCCGAACGAGAACATCCTCGTCGCCAACTACTGGAAGGCGCTGCGAGCGACGGTCGCGCTCTTCCGCCGCTACGCCGATCAGGCCTGAGCCGTGGAAGGGACCATCGAGATCAAGGCGCTTCGCTGCCGCGGGCATCAGGGCACGACAGCGGAGGAACGCGCGCGCCGACAGGAGTATCTCGTGGACGTCGTCGTGCGCACGGACCTCGCGGACGCGGTGCGTGCTGACGATCTCGCATCCGCGCTCGACATCAGCCTGCTCGCGAAGGTCGTGCGCGATGCGGTGTCCGAGCGTCCGCGCGCTCTCGTGGAGCGCATCACGTTCGACGTCGCGCGCTCGGTCCTCGCGCGCTTCCCGGCGGTGAGCGAGACGCGCGTTCGCGTGCTCAAGCCCGAACCGGATGGGCTCGACGCGGGAGCCGAAGCCGTGGAGCTCGTGCTGCGCCGGTGATCCGCGCGCTCGTCTTCGACTTCGACGGTCTGATCCTCGAGACCGAGACGCCGTCATACCAGACGTGGGCCGAGATCTACAGGGAGCACGGCCACGAGCTGCCAATGGATCGGTGGTTCGGGTACATCGGAAGCGACACCGGGTTCGATCCGGTCGGGCATCTCGCGGCGCTCGTCGGTGAGGGATTCGACCGCGACGCGACGCAGGCGCGGCGGGACGTGCGCAAGACGGATCTCATCAACGCGCTCGACGTCATGGACGGAGTGCGCGATTACGTGGCCGATGGGAAGCGCCTCGGCATGCGTCTCGCGGTCGCCTCCAGCTCGTCGCGCCGGTGGGTCCTCGGCCATCTCGAGCGCCTGCGTCTGCGCGCGGAGTGGGACGCGGTCCTCACGCGCAACGATGTCGCGCGAACGAAACCGGCGCCCGACCTGTATCTCGCCGCGGTGGAAGCGCTGGGCGTCGCGCCGCGGGAGGCCGTCGCATTCGAAGACTCCCGGAACGGGATCGCGGCGGCGAAGGACGCCGGGCTGCTCTGCGTGGCGGTCCCGAACGCACTGACAACCGCCATGGACCTGTCGCGGGCGGACCTGCGGCTCGGGTCGCTGGCAGAGACGCCGCTCGAGCGGCTGCTCGCCGTACTCTCTGCTCTGTGACGACGGCGGTCGCGGCCAAGTCTCAGGTACGCGTCGCTATGAACTCCCGTCGTTACCTCGGCGACGTGTGGCGGCGCCCGATCACACGGGCGGTCGTGAAGGCGCTCCTGACCATCTGGGTGACGACGACCCTCACCTTCGGCCTTATCCGCCTCATGCCGGGGAGCCCGGTCGAGCTCAAGATCGACGAGCTGATCCAGTCGTCCAACGGAGCGCTGAGCTACGAGGACGCGAAGGCGATCGCATCGAGCCTCTTCGCCATCAACCTCAACGCACCGATCCACGAGCAGTACCTCTCGTTCATCTGGAACCTGCTGCATCTCGATCTCGGCAACTCGTTCCTGTCATCGGGGACCGGAGTGACCTCGATCATCATCTCGGTCCTTCCGTGGACGCTGTTCTCGGTCGGCACCGGACTCTTGCTCAGCTTCGTCGTCGGGATCGGTCTGGGGTTGCTCGCGGCATATCGCCGAGACTCGCTCCTCGATCGCGTCGTTTCGACCGGCGGATCGCTCATCAGCTCGATCCCGAACTACCTGCTCGCGCTACTGATGATCCTGTTCCTCGGCGTTCAATGGAAGCTCATCAACTTCACGGGTATGCGCGGAGCGTATTCGTCCGGCATGCAGCCCGGCTTCACGCCTGCCTTCATCGGCGACATCTTCTATCACGCGTCCCTGCCGATCACGATCTACTTCCTGACGCAGATCGGGCACTGGATCCTCTCGATGCGAAGCGCGACGCTGTCGGCGCTCGAGGAGGACTACGTCACCGCCGCCCGCGCGCGCGGCCTGTCGGATGGCCGTATCCGCACCGCTTACGTCGGACGCAACGCGGTCCTCCCGCTCGTCACCCAGCTCGCGATCAGCGTCGGCTTCATCGTCGGGGGCGCCGCGATCATCGAGCAGCTCTTCGCATATCAGGGCGTCGGTCTTCGCCTGCTCGCGGCTGTGACGCAGCGCGACTATCCGGTGATCCAGGGGATCGTGATGCTGACGACGATCGCGGTAGTCGTGGCGAACCTCGCGGCGGACCTCCTTTATTCGAAGCTCGACCCGCGCATCGGCCGCGCCGGCGGATCGTCCGGATGAGCATCGCCGTCCTGAGCCGTCCGACCATGGGACAGCGCCTGCTCGGACCGTGGCGCGCGAGCGTCGAGTTCCTCCGCCTGCTCTCGCGGCGGCCGGTGGGCCTGGTCGGCTTCATCGGGATCGTGTTCTTCCTGTTGCTCGCCTTCGTCGCTCCGATCTTCGTTCCGTTCCAGAACGACCCGAGCCTGGTGGACATCTACCAGACACCTTCTCAGGCGCATCCCCTCGGCACGGATTTCCAGGGCAAGGACGTGCTCAACCAGATCGTCTTCGGGGGCCGCGACATCCTGACCGTCGCGATCCTCGCCGCGCTGGTGTCTACCGTCATCGCGATCACGTTCGGATCGATCGCGGCCATCGTCGGCGGGAAGGTCGACTCGACGATCCTCGCCATCACGGACGTGGTGCTGACGCTGCCGAAACTGATCCTGCTCATCGCGGTGGCGGCGATCCTGCGACCGACCAGCTTCGTCTTTCTGGCGGTGATCCTCGGACTGATCCAGTGGTCGAGCCTGCTGCGGCAGATCCGCGCTCAGGTCCTGTCGCTGAAGGAGCGCGACTACGTCGAGGCCGCCCGCTCGCTGGACCTCGGGCTCTTCCACATCGTGTTCCGCGAGATCCTGCCGACGATGCGGAGCTACATCGCCATCCACTTCATCTTCGCTATGACCGAAGCCATGTACGCCCAGGTCTTCATCGTCTTCCTCGGCCTCGTGCCGGTCTCGGGCTCGAACTGGGGCATCATGCTGTACTTCGCTCAAGGCCAGGGAGCGCTCTTCTTCCGCGACAGCATCTGGTACATCCTCAGCCCGATCCTCGCGATCACGCTGGTGCAGCTGTCGCTGGTGTCGTTCGCGTCGGCCCTCGAGGACATCTTCAACCCGCGGCTTCGCGGCTCCGCCTAACGGTCGTGCCGGTCCTTTCGGTCCGCGACCTCTCCATCGACTACGTCACGCGCCGCGGTCCGGTCCACGCCGTGCGAAGCGTGTCGTTCGAGCTGGAGAAGAGCGAAACGCTGGCCATCATCGGCGAAAGCGGGTCGGGGAAGACCACACTGGCGGTCGGGCTCATCCGGCTCTCGCCGCGCGGTACGAAGGTGACGAGCGGCGAGATCCTCTACACGAAGGACGGGCTGACCACCGATGTCCGCAAGCTGGACGACGACGACCTCCGCGAGTACCGCTGGGCCGAGGCCGCGATGGTCTTCCAGGCGGCGCTCAACTCCTTTAACCCGGTGATCACGATCTGGGAGCAATTCAATGACACGGCACGCGCGCACGGGATGAAGGATCGGCAGAAGGTCCGCGACCGCGCCGACGAGCTCCTCGATCTCGTGCACCTCGACGCGAAACGCGTCCTTCCGGCGTTCCCGCACGAGCTGTCCGGCGGGATGAAGCAGCGCGTCCTCATCGCGCTCGCGCTGATGCTCGAACCGCAGCTGGTCATCCTCGACGAGCCGACGACCGCGCTCGACATCCTCACCCAGCGCTCGATCATCGATCTGCTGCGGCAGCTTCGCGAGAAGCTCGCCTTCTCGATGATCTTCATCTCACACGATCTCTCCATAGCGGCGGAGCTCGCCGATCGCATGATCACGATGTATGCGGGCCGGGTTGTGGAGGAGGCGAACGTCGACGACATGTTCTACCGCCCGCGTCACCCGTACTCGGTCGGCCTGCTGCGCGCCGTGCCGCGCGTCTCGGGCGCCCTCGGGAACGTCGCGTCGATCCCGGGGTCGCCGCCCGACCTCATGCGTCTCCCGGTCGGGTGCTCGTACGCACCGCGGTGTCCGTACGCGATAGACGCCTGTCGCGCCGCGGACCCGCCGCTCGTTCCCGTCGACACGCCGCGGCATGAGGCGGCCTGCATCCGCTGGAAGCACGTCGCCGAGGTACTCGGCTCGAACGCGGAAGTCCCGGTGGCAGAGAAGCTCGCATGAGCGCGCTCATCGAGCTCGATCACGTCAGCAGGACCTTTACGACACCTGCGGGTGTCATCACCGCCGTCGACCAGGTGTCGCTCGCGCTCGGACAGGGCGAGGCCATGTGTTTGGTCGGGGAGAGCGGCTGCGGCAAGACGACGACGGGCCGGCTCCTGACCGGACTTCTCCGTCCGAGTGGCGGTCGACTGCTCTATCAGGGTAAGGACGTCTGGCTGACGAAGGGCGCCGACCTCGCACGTTTTCGCCGCGCGGTCCAGCTCGTCCATCAGGATCCGTACGCGTCGCTGAACCCGACCCGCACGGTGTTCCAGACGCTGTCGGCCCCGCTCTATCGGCACAAGAAGGCGAGCTCCGGGCGGCAGGCGCTGGCAGCGGTCAACGAGCTGCTCACGCGAGTCGACCTCTCTCCACCGGAGAACTTCATCGCGAAATACCCGCATCAGCTGTCAGGCGGTCAGCGCCAGCGGGTCGCGATCGCGCGCGCCCTCACCGTCGATCCAAAGGTCATCGTGGCCGACGAGGCCGTGTCGATGGTCGATGTCTCGATCCGCATCAGCCTGCTCAACCTCCTGCTGGCGCTCGCAAAGGAGTTCAGCGTCACGATCGTCCTCATCACGCACGATCTGGCGGTGGCGCGCTATTTCGCCAGCCGCGGCCGGATCGGGGTGATGTATCTGGGCCGGATGGTCGAGCTCGCCAACACCGAGGCGCTGGTGACCGATCCCGCGCATCCGTACTCGGCCGCACTCATCGCGGCGATCCCGGAGGCCGACCCCGACATCACGCGCTCCAAGACGCGTGTCGAGCTTCGGAGCGCGGAGATCCCGAGCCTGCTCTCGCTGCCACCCGGCTGCACGTTCCACCCGCGTTGCCCACTGGCGGAGGACGGCCTCTGCGATGTGCTCGTGCCCGAGCTGCTCCAAATACCAGGCGATCGCGAAGTCGCCTGCCATGTGGCCGTCCGTGAGCGCACGAGCGAGCGGAACGTGGTCACCGCTTAGATGGACCCGATCCTTCTGCAGGGCGCCTTCAGGATCGGCTTCCTGATCCTTGCGCTCTCGCTGTTGGTACTTCCTTTCGAAGACCG
This genomic window from Candidatus Limnocylindria bacterium contains:
- a CDS encoding ABC transporter permease; translated protein: DRVRLEHAFGLDRPLPIQYLSWLGSFLTLDWGYSFSSHQPVLTLIGERLPNTLYLMGTVFVVVLLLAIPIGVLTAVRQYSIFDHVVTGTTFTFLSTPTFWLGLLLIILFGLQLRWLPLGGMATLGAPFEIGDRLRHLVLPVATIALVQLGSHVRYLRASMLETIGQDYMRTARAKGLAERVVVLRHALKNAAIPLVTVVALDVPELFVGALVTEQIFGWPGMGRLFWDAATRSDYPVLQGILVVSSTLIVLANLFADVMYGYLDPRIRFS
- the opp4C gene encoding oligopeptide ABC transporter permease; its protein translation is MATKSVAVPLASPFATAERSQWQMALERFRAHRPAVLGVFVLVTLAILCAAAPLVSPYDPDKTRLLELYEPPSLTHPFGTDDLGRDLATRILYGGRVSLSVGLLAVTVAVSIGTLVGVLAGYYGGWIDSVLMRFVDMMYSFPRLFLLILFGVFFKGMTIGVIVIVLGLLSWMTTSRLVRATFLSLKNREFVEAARCIGATDRRIIVRHILPNSLAPIIVAATLGVAAAIIAESTLSFLGLGIQPPTPSWGNMLNHATTDMAKAPWIAIFPGLFIFLAVVSINFIGDGLRDALDPRHVVRG
- a CDS encoding IS481 family transposase; amino-acid sequence: MRAFLVSEAERIGVTRTARQLGVSRRTVYRWRRRAPDFSDRPCRPHHSPLRAADVLEANVLALRLERRWGPDRIGAVLHLAPSSVYRILRRHQAQRLSHLFPKPPRSYGHFEVMAPGELVAFDTKSLGRLDRGGGRHPGRGNRPPGEGRDQRVGWRQLHVAIDLASRVVVAELRPAAGNADTIAFLERALAAFDARGIRVRRVLTDNGSGYKRTFHERALALGVRHTRTKPYHPWTNGRVERFNGTIQRECLYGEEFRSEEQRDLAVALYLAYYNAERPHIALGGLAPAQWLARWNATQV
- a CDS encoding MFS transporter; protein product: MRSDFWKFWTGETISSFGSSITQLALPLLVFKLTGSAVSLGIGFAMFGLPHLLFGLLIGAWTDRLDRKRLMIVVDLLNAAVLASVPLAAAAGVLSVWWIYSAIFLSATLGIFFEAAQFAAIPSLVGRDELVAANGRIQASFSTASVLGPLAAGALLALIPLEDLLYIDAATFAVSAVTLSLIARPFNAAREAARTSIRADVMEGLRYVLRHPVLRNISAMMALINFVSVTVYAQLVLFAKHRFAVSDSELGLLFAADGAGVVAMSLAAGPLRSRFSFGNVALVALMLSGLLTLALAYAPTYLLAVMLSALSSGLGILFNINTGSLRQAIVPNHLLGRIITIAMVLAWSANPLGATIGGYIVERTGDVQTVYAAIGALVFGIALYFRLFSPLGHAERYLEAPAEAVAS
- a CDS encoding M20/M25/M40 family metallo-hydrolase, with amino-acid sequence MLDRYLEQHGDRFVTELRELCAIPSEATDPSALDAAARWCGERLVSAGAQSHELRVDGAPALVVGETGAGKRTLICVQHYDVQPAVPLDLWRTPPYDPAVRDGAMFARGVDDNKGHLLLRIQAVEAYRAINGELPLRVRFLIEGEEESGSSNLARLLALDATLTDGDGALKEGGAIDTAGRPQLLLGGKGIFYVELRVRSMARDAHSGAATHLPNAAWRLVTALDTLVDRSGRILIDGFYDDVRPPTEAERAHLASLPFESDVVKRLYDIESFAWGRTDAEARVASVYEPTCNICGLVSGFTGEGMKTVIPSEAMVKIDFRLVPEQDPARIRTLLRAHLDRRGFTDVELSAKEGTRPYRGRIDDPLVRAAQAVAEEEIGKPAMLIPSSGGTSPMWQVCGKRSLANVTLGMGHPGSGAHAPNENILVANYWKALRATVALFRRYADQA
- a CDS encoding dihydroneopterin aldolase, with the translated sequence MEGTIEIKALRCRGHQGTTAEERARRQEYLVDVVVRTDLADAVRADDLASALDISLLAKVVRDAVSERPRALVERITFDVARSVLARFPAVSETRVRVLKPEPDGLDAGAEAVELVLRR
- a CDS encoding HAD family hydrolase produces the protein MIRALVFDFDGLILETETPSYQTWAEIYREHGHELPMDRWFGYIGSDTGFDPVGHLAALVGEGFDRDATQARRDVRKTDLINALDVMDGVRDYVADGKRLGMRLAVASSSSRRWVLGHLERLRLRAEWDAVLTRNDVARTKPAPDLYLAAVEALGVAPREAVAFEDSRNGIAAAKDAGLLCVAVPNALTTAMDLSRADLRLGSLAETPLERLLAVLSAL
- a CDS encoding ABC transporter permease, whose product is MTTAVAAKSQVRVAMNSRRYLGDVWRRPITRAVVKALLTIWVTTTLTFGLIRLMPGSPVELKIDELIQSSNGALSYEDAKAIASSLFAINLNAPIHEQYLSFIWNLLHLDLGNSFLSSGTGVTSIIISVLPWTLFSVGTGLLLSFVVGIGLGLLAAYRRDSLLDRVVSTGGSLISSIPNYLLALLMILFLGVQWKLINFTGMRGAYSSGMQPGFTPAFIGDIFYHASLPITIYFLTQIGHWILSMRSATLSALEEDYVTAARARGLSDGRIRTAYVGRNAVLPLVTQLAISVGFIVGGAAIIEQLFAYQGVGLRLLAAVTQRDYPVIQGIVMLTTIAVVVANLAADLLYSKLDPRIGRAGGSSG
- a CDS encoding ABC transporter permease translates to MSIAVLSRPTMGQRLLGPWRASVEFLRLLSRRPVGLVGFIGIVFFLLLAFVAPIFVPFQNDPSLVDIYQTPSQAHPLGTDFQGKDVLNQIVFGGRDILTVAILAALVSTVIAITFGSIAAIVGGKVDSTILAITDVVLTLPKLILLIAVAAILRPTSFVFLAVILGLIQWSSLLRQIRAQVLSLKERDYVEAARSLDLGLFHIVFREILPTMRSYIAIHFIFAMTEAMYAQVFIVFLGLVPVSGSNWGIMLYFAQGQGALFFRDSIWYILSPILAITLVQLSLVSFASALEDIFNPRLRGSA
- a CDS encoding ABC transporter ATP-binding protein, encoding MPVLSVRDLSIDYVTRRGPVHAVRSVSFELEKSETLAIIGESGSGKTTLAVGLIRLSPRGTKVTSGEILYTKDGLTTDVRKLDDDDLREYRWAEAAMVFQAALNSFNPVITIWEQFNDTARAHGMKDRQKVRDRADELLDLVHLDAKRVLPAFPHELSGGMKQRVLIALALMLEPQLVILDEPTTALDILTQRSIIDLLRQLREKLAFSMIFISHDLSIAAELADRMITMYAGRVVEEANVDDMFYRPRHPYSVGLLRAVPRVSGALGNVASIPGSPPDLMRLPVGCSYAPRCPYAIDACRAADPPLVPVDTPRHEAACIRWKHVAEVLGSNAEVPVAEKLA
- a CDS encoding ABC transporter ATP-binding protein, whose protein sequence is MSALIELDHVSRTFTTPAGVITAVDQVSLALGQGEAMCLVGESGCGKTTTGRLLTGLLRPSGGRLLYQGKDVWLTKGADLARFRRAVQLVHQDPYASLNPTRTVFQTLSAPLYRHKKASSGRQALAAVNELLTRVDLSPPENFIAKYPHQLSGGQRQRVAIARALTVDPKVIVADEAVSMVDVSIRISLLNLLLALAKEFSVTIVLITHDLAVARYFASRGRIGVMYLGRMVELANTEALVTDPAHPYSAALIAAIPEADPDITRSKTRVELRSAEIPSLLSLPPGCTFHPRCPLAEDGLCDVLVPELLQIPGDREVACHVAVRERTSERNVVTA